A window from Ramlibacter pinisoli encodes these proteins:
- a CDS encoding ATP-binding protein yields the protein MREQVIELQAALAQVAPATQRVRALLPGWLADAERDAIELALAEALTNIVEHGYGADTQEPVRLRVRERPTGLEIDIWDRGQPIPDGLIESTDVTTTFLYDPTDLDGLPEGGMGLALIKAAFDEVRYGTRDGVNRLRLVRRL from the coding sequence GTGCGGGAACAGGTGATCGAGCTGCAGGCCGCGCTGGCGCAGGTGGCGCCGGCCACCCAACGCGTGCGCGCGCTGCTGCCCGGCTGGCTGGCCGACGCCGAGCGCGACGCCATCGAGCTGGCGCTGGCGGAGGCGCTGACCAACATCGTCGAGCACGGCTACGGCGCCGACACCCAGGAGCCGGTGCGCCTGCGCGTGCGGGAGCGCCCGACCGGCCTGGAGATCGACATCTGGGACCGCGGCCAGCCCATCCCCGACGGCCTGATCGAGAGCACCGACGTCACCACCACCTTCCTCTACGACCCCACCGACCTGGACGGCCTGCCCGAGGGCGGGATGGGACTGGCACTGATCAAGGCCGCCTTCGACGAGGTGCGCTACGGCACGCGCGACGGCGTGAACCGGCTGCGCCTGGTGCGCCGGCTCTGA
- a CDS encoding STAS domain-containing protein translates to MELIDVDRSGAVPVVVPRVRRLDASVAPAFKQAVVQLVGDGDRRLVVDLAGVDFLDSSGLGALVSILKALGSQGSLAVCGARGPVLALFKLTRMDKVFSIHADRAEALARLGA, encoded by the coding sequence ATGGAATTGATCGACGTGGACCGCAGCGGCGCCGTGCCGGTGGTGGTGCCGCGGGTGCGCCGGCTCGACGCCTCGGTGGCGCCCGCCTTCAAGCAGGCGGTGGTGCAGCTGGTCGGCGACGGCGACCGCCGCCTGGTGGTCGACCTGGCCGGCGTCGACTTCCTCGACTCGAGCGGACTGGGCGCGCTGGTGTCCATCCTCAAGGCGCTGGGCAGCCAGGGGTCGCTGGCCGTGTGCGGCGCCCGCGGGCCGGTGCTGGCCCTGTTCAAGCTCACCCGCATGGACAAGGTGTTCTCCATCCATGCCGACCGGGCCGAGGCGCTGGCGCGCCTGGGCGCCTGA